The genomic stretch GACCGCTCTACGCCCGAGTGCTCAGGCTGCGTGTCGTCAACCCGGGCGGGGTGCTCTGTTTCGTCTTCTTCGAGGGGGCGATCGCGCTGGCCGCCCTGCTCGCGCTCGCCGAGTTGGTGGACTGGTGGTCGGTGCTGGTGCTCCCGGCGGTGGTGGCCGTCATGGTCAAGCTCAACGACCTGGTGGCGGCCGTGGTGGTCCGCACCGCGGCAGCCGTGCCCGAGCAGGAACGCGACCGGTTCCGGCGGCAGATGGAACCCGTCGTCGGGCGGGCCCGGGTCGACTGGCTACCGCACACCGTGCCGGGTGTCGTGCTCCGGTCGGAGCCGCTGCCCGCCCTGGACCCGTCGTCACCGACACGTGCGCCCGGGCTGGCCGCGCCCACCCTGCGGCCGGCCCGCCCCGGCGGCACGGACACCGTGCCGGCCCGTCCCGGCGCTTCGGACACCGTGTGGGCCGGTCCCGGCGCGATCGGATCGCCGCCGGCCCCGGACTTGCCGAAGGCGCCCGGACGTCGCCGCCGTACCGCCGAACCCGGTTCCTGATCCACCGGCGTACGGCCCGGGGACATGCGGAAGCCCCGAGGCAGTGCCCCGGGGCTTCCGTCAGGTCTGAGGTCGCTGTCTCAGGCAGCGAGCGACGTGACGCGCTTGGCGATCGCCGACTTGCGGTTGGCAGCCTGGTTGGCGTGGATGACGCCCTTGCTGGCAGCCTTGTCCAGCTTGCGCGAGGCGTCCTGCATGAGGGTGGTGGCCTTCTCGACGTCACCGGCCTCAGCGGCCTCGTGGAACTTGCGGATGGCGGTCTTCAGCGACGACTTGACCGACTTGTTACGCAGCCGGCGCTTCTCGTTCTGCCGGTTGCGCTTGATCTGGGACTTGATGTTCGCCACGCGACAGCCTCGTCTTGATAGCTCGGGTTGGTCAGCTTGTGCGCGCGACGAGCATGCGTCATCGCTGCGCGAAAAGCCAGGCTACCAGGTCGGCCGGCACGGGCCAAAACAGCCCTCGTGGTCAGGTTGCCGCGCGACCGGGCGCGGTCAGGTCCAGCCCTGCCGGCGGGCCAGCCAGCCGAGTGCCTGTTCGCCGGTCCACCGCTGGTGCGCCGGTAGGTGGGTCGACGCGGTCGGGGGCACCGACGCGGCGGCGGTGAGGTGGTAGCCGGACAGGGCGGCCAGGGTCACGTCGAGCGCGTCGTCGGGGGCGTCGGCGACGGTCGGGTGGGCGGCGAAGAGGGTGTCGGCGTCGAGGCCGGCGGCGTACCCGGTGATCA from Micromonospora craniellae encodes the following:
- the rpsT gene encoding 30S ribosomal protein S20 encodes the protein MANIKSQIKRNRQNEKRRLRNKSVKSSLKTAIRKFHEAAEAGDVEKATTLMQDASRKLDKAASKGVIHANQAANRKSAIAKRVTSLAA